The Gemmatimonadota bacterium genomic sequence TGACGTCCATCATCTCCGACCATTCGGTCGGCGCGAGGTCGATGAACGCCTTCTTGTGCAGGACGGCGGCGTTGTTGACGAGGACGTCGACGCACCCCGTTGAGGGCGGTGGTAACGCCGCCGGGTCGCGCTTGAAGGTCGACACCGATGGTGGCGCATCGCCCTGCCTGGGGGCGATCTCCGCACCCAACGAGCGCAGTGCGCATCCGGAGCGGGCGAGGGCGACGATGTCGTAGGACGGGGCGAGGCGAAGGGCGATGGCGCGGCCGATGCCCTTGCTGGCTCCG encodes the following:
- a CDS encoding SDR family NAD(P)-dependent oxidoreductase, encoding MPTAVITGASKGIGRAIALRLAPSYDIVALARSGCALRSLGAEIAPRQGDAPPSVSTFKRDPAALPPPSTGCVDVLVNNAAVLHKKAFIDLAPTEWSEMMDVSGCTPSATPRTPSSGDDRQGAGHGPSSRPS